Proteins co-encoded in one Candidatus Thiodictyon syntrophicum genomic window:
- a CDS encoding MGDG synthase family glycosyltransferase, which yields MIWFNAGGGHRAAAQALEQAIRDQRRPWQVRKINLMQVLDPNKRFLRVTGMEPEDLYNMRLATGFTLGLAQELKLFQGLIRLGHARLVRRLARHWQTTRPDLVVSLIPNFNRALHDSLALACPGVPFVTVLTDMADHPPHFWIEPDLAQHLVCGTDHAVAQALAAGCKPQRVHRSSGMILRPDFYAQRPIERTAERRRLGLDADTPTGLVLFGGTGSGAMLAIARRLPDTPLILLCGRNTKLAKALRDQPARAPRVVVGFTTEVARWMRLADFFIGKPGPGSLSEAVQQGLPVIVTRNPWTMPQERWNTQWVREHGLGVVHRSFWTVQAAVEEITRHLPDYQARVRRIDNSAVFEVPRILAGILAQAPTATRGERPVAMRAASG from the coding sequence TTGATCTGGTTCAACGCCGGCGGCGGACACCGTGCTGCGGCGCAGGCGCTGGAGCAGGCGATCCGTGATCAGCGGCGGCCCTGGCAGGTGCGCAAGATCAACCTGATGCAGGTGCTGGACCCGAACAAGCGCTTTCTACGTGTGACCGGGATGGAGCCCGAGGACCTCTACAACATGCGCCTGGCGACCGGCTTCACGCTGGGTCTGGCCCAGGAACTCAAGCTGTTTCAAGGTCTGATCCGCTTGGGCCATGCCCGCCTGGTGCGGCGCCTGGCGCGCCATTGGCAGACGACCAGGCCCGATCTGGTCGTGTCCCTGATCCCCAACTTCAACCGCGCCTTGCACGACAGCCTGGCGCTCGCGTGCCCGGGCGTACCCTTCGTGACGGTGCTCACCGACATGGCCGATCATCCGCCCCACTTCTGGATCGAGCCGGACCTGGCGCAGCACCTGGTGTGCGGTACCGACCATGCAGTCGCGCAGGCGCTGGCCGCCGGCTGCAAGCCGCAGCGCGTGCATCGCAGCAGCGGCATGATCCTACGCCCCGACTTCTATGCCCAGAGGCCCATCGAGCGGACCGCCGAGCGGCGGCGACTGGGGCTCGACGCGGACACGCCGACCGGCCTGGTGTTGTTCGGCGGCACCGGTTCCGGGGCAATGTTGGCGATCGCCAGGCGCCTGCCCGACACCCCCTTGATCCTGCTGTGCGGTCGCAATACCAAGCTCGCCAAGGCGTTGCGGGACCAGCCGGCCCGGGCGCCGCGCGTCGTGGTCGGTTTTACGACCGAGGTGGCACGCTGGATGCGTCTGGCCGATTTCTTCATCGGCAAGCCCGGGCCGGGCAGCCTGAGCGAGGCGGTGCAGCAAGGGCTACCGGTGATCGTGACCCGCAACCCCTGGACCATGCCGCAGGAGCGCTGGAACACGCAGTGGGTGCGCGAGCATGGCCTGGGCGTGGTTCATCGCAGTTTCTGGACCGTGCAGGCGGCGGTCGAGGAAATCACGCGGCACCTGCCCGACTACCAGGCGCGCGTGCGCCGGATCGACAATAGCGCCGTCTTCGAGGTGCCGCGGATTCTCGCCGGCATCCTTGCGCAAGCCCCGACCGCAACCCGCGGCGAGCGTCCGGTCGCGATGCGGGCGGCGAGCGGGTGA
- a CDS encoding DedA family protein, producing the protein MTRNQRLPIRLALLLPLLLGSWLSPAALADQAADTAPAPAAAPPAGTAADATFHRRLERDLQHDIARVQPWLDRYGYAAVALVVGAEGAGVPTPGQTLLVVAALDAAAHPRLRIGWLLLVTYLASVLGNALGYVIGRRGGRVLLARWGFNAERLARVDAGFARWGGWLVVFGRFIDGPRQLLSIAAGVLEMPWPRFALFTLVGAALWVGVWGFGVYYLDEHLYAMIGLIRRISPWTAAATLAALVVGVIALVWWRLTRGRPAAGT; encoded by the coding sequence ATGACGCGTAATCAGCGACTCCCGATCCGCCTGGCCTTGCTGTTACCCCTGCTGCTGGGGTCCTGGCTGAGCCCGGCGGCCCTGGCGGACCAGGCGGCCGACACGGCGCCAGCCCCTGCCGCCGCGCCCCCCGCGGGCACGGCAGCGGACGCGACGTTCCACCGCCGCCTCGAGCGGGACCTGCAACACGATATCGCCCGCGTCCAGCCGTGGCTCGACCGTTACGGCTACGCGGCGGTCGCGCTGGTCGTGGGCGCAGAGGGGGCCGGGGTGCCGACGCCCGGACAGACGCTGCTGGTGGTCGCGGCCCTGGATGCAGCCGCGCACCCGCGGCTGCGGATCGGGTGGCTGCTGCTGGTCACCTATCTGGCCTCGGTGCTCGGCAATGCCCTGGGCTATGTGATTGGCCGCCGGGGCGGGCGGGTGCTGCTGGCTCGCTGGGGGTTCAACGCGGAGCGGCTGGCACGGGTCGATGCCGGCTTCGCCCGCTGGGGCGGCTGGCTGGTCGTCTTCGGCCGCTTCATCGACGGGCCGCGGCAGTTGCTCAGCATCGCCGCCGGGGTCCTTGAGATGCCCTGGCCGCGCTTCGCCCTCTTCACCCTGGTGGGGGCGGCCCTGTGGGTGGGTGTCTGGGGGTTCGGGGTCTACTACCTGGACGAGCACCTGTATGCCATGATCGGCTTGATCCGCAGGATCAGCCCCTGGACGGCCGCGGCGACCCTGGCCGCCCTGGTCGTCGGGGTGATCGCCCTGGTCTGGTGGCGGCTGACCCGCGGGAGGCCGGCGGCGGGCACGTAA
- a CDS encoding helix-turn-helix domain-containing protein, whose product MPQAVDLDPVALGQRLTEARKASGLTQQQAAEQLGVSRPTLIGVEKGTRKAKPEEIVALAGLYRRPVHDLMRAGNDAPPLEPHLRAALAAGSAPGVEAAIATLQAFANDYQALEELVQAEPFRDFPPEVRLPRRMALRTFAEDVAIRERARLHLGDQPIFDLRVLVEQAGVHCFFGDLASAIAGLYAFVPRLGYCMVINRKHPPERRRWTLAHEYAHFLADRHQPGVDYIDDARRKPLSERFADAFAAGFLMPETAIRRGFLAVTEQTGDFQTADLSRLAHQFHVSAQAAALRLEQLGLLPDGTWEALAERGFKAGAARRLLGLAPPPSHEDAYPERYRHLAVQACVRELISEGVLARFLRTDRVTAREIVEATLTSRDLDAQGQACAVQIPEQLSL is encoded by the coding sequence ATGCCTCAGGCTGTTGACCTCGACCCCGTAGCGCTGGGCCAACGCCTGACCGAGGCGCGCAAGGCGTCGGGATTGACCCAGCAGCAGGCCGCCGAACAACTCGGTGTCAGTCGCCCGACCCTGATCGGGGTCGAGAAAGGTACCCGCAAGGCCAAGCCCGAGGAGATCGTCGCCCTGGCGGGGCTTTACCGGCGCCCGGTCCATGACCTGATGCGGGCCGGCAATGATGCACCCCCGCTGGAACCCCATCTGCGCGCGGCCCTTGCGGCCGGAAGCGCGCCCGGGGTCGAGGCGGCCATTGCGACCCTGCAAGCCTTCGCAAACGATTACCAGGCGCTCGAAGAACTGGTGCAGGCGGAGCCCTTCCGTGACTTTCCGCCGGAGGTGCGGCTGCCGCGCCGCATGGCGCTGCGCACCTTCGCGGAGGATGTGGCCATCCGCGAGCGCGCCCGGCTGCATCTGGGGGATCAACCCATCTTCGACCTGCGGGTGCTGGTTGAGCAGGCCGGGGTCCATTGCTTCTTTGGCGACCTTGCCTCGGCCATCGCCGGGCTCTATGCCTTCGTGCCGCGCTTGGGCTATTGCATGGTGATCAACCGCAAACATCCGCCGGAGCGGCGCCGTTGGACCCTGGCCCACGAGTATGCCCACTTCCTCGCCGACCGGCACCAGCCGGGCGTGGATTACATCGACGATGCACGACGCAAGCCGCTGTCGGAGCGGTTTGCGGATGCCTTTGCCGCCGGCTTCCTGATGCCGGAGACCGCAATTCGACGGGGCTTCCTCGCGGTCACCGAACAGACCGGTGATTTTCAGACCGCTGACCTCAGCCGACTGGCGCACCAGTTCCATGTCTCCGCCCAGGCGGCGGCCTTGCGTCTGGAGCAACTCGGACTGCTTCCGGACGGTACCTGGGAGGCCCTGGCCGAGCGCGGGTTCAAGGCGGGTGCCGCGCGCCGACTATTGGGTCTGGCGCCCCCACCGAGCCATGAGGACGCCTACCCCGAGCGTTATCGCCATCTGGCGGTCCAGGCCTGCGTTCGGGAGTTGATCAGCGAGGGCGTCCTGGCTCGATTTCTTCGCACCGATCGGGTAACGGCACGGGAGATCGTGGAGGCGACCCTGACCTCGCGGGACCTGGACGCCCAGGGACAGGCGTGCGCCGTGCAGATTCCGGAGCAACTCTCCCTATGA
- a CDS encoding tetratricopeptide repeat protein, producing the protein MSTSTARPITYDWLERFRGAPQAALDDLLRGLVRMPPYERATPPDILDRLFGTLPADDPDRQRLDVTLRDWLAARRTCMTPDERAAYGLSRFVTETMDALSAVWFLRLPQSGAWVQDHYLELDQWAAPLRLSEAWDLPRALAQAGALTQVDQRLQFYWLRLCKEAAQPSRRAMIDPALNGLSRLPNTAGQGVSPQLIAGLARFGAELEPNPRDQRDFLRRWRALKARFPRTGNTWHRLWHGVLKDRQFRDRPFVGWLTQTEPVLRTEWNGRNQVALPSSVQKVVDGLIFRAQQPEERSMVLMEAENLLDTLERYAENTGDADEFFVRSACNLGKDVLSWAPGHVLGWARDALRWSPGNGHAWDLRARALNRFGRPDLAQAVYWEAARRLPDNAVVRTQLAVLLIDQHRDAEAESLLREAHKRDPSSGHARAELARLLARTRREAEAEKLLRRTLEDLPDNQVAPYTLSLLLIACGQPDEAGRLRNRYEHRFGADWRSATLDRLIATGTEGMAEARDRLADRDLHGEPAEPPIAADAEPASRALAHEQATAAPLRRAADASHADLLFCVNDPASAELNLSNLLADDPDDLYPQVVWALHVPHRRPLLAERYREALGTLSPHLAAADQATPAAHWELLGETFPERMGLIDLTRLLRTGADEAAAGRIEHWINGGQGDDYLRARLKAHRDQDGRIDPGDPYLQGLLTEAIRGEADLGDRMLGEAA; encoded by the coding sequence ATGAGCACATCCACAGCGAGACCAATTACTTACGACTGGCTGGAGCGCTTCCGCGGCGCGCCCCAGGCGGCCCTGGATGACCTGCTGCGCGGTTTGGTCCGGATGCCGCCTTATGAGCGTGCCACCCCGCCGGACATCTTGGACCGGCTCTTCGGCACCCTGCCCGCGGACGATCCCGACCGACAACGGCTCGACGTGACCCTGCGCGACTGGCTCGCCGCCCGCCGCACCTGTATGACCCCGGATGAGCGTGCCGCCTACGGGCTGTCGCGCTTCGTTACCGAGACCATGGACGCACTGTCCGCGGTCTGGTTCCTGCGTCTGCCCCAGAGCGGGGCCTGGGTTCAGGACCATTACCTTGAACTGGACCAGTGGGCGGCCCCGTTGCGGCTTTCCGAGGCTTGGGACCTGCCCCGCGCCCTGGCCCAGGCGGGGGCGCTCACGCAAGTCGACCAGCGCTTGCAGTTTTACTGGCTGCGGCTCTGCAAGGAGGCGGCGCAGCCGTCGCGGCGGGCCATGATTGATCCGGCCCTCAATGGCCTGAGTCGCCTTCCGAACACGGCCGGGCAGGGTGTGAGCCCGCAGTTGATTGCCGGTCTCGCCCGGTTCGGTGCGGAGTTGGAGCCGAACCCCAGGGACCAGCGCGATTTTCTGCGGCGCTGGCGGGCGCTCAAGGCCCGCTTTCCGCGGACCGGCAACACCTGGCACCGATTGTGGCACGGGGTTCTGAAGGATCGGCAGTTCCGGGACCGGCCCTTCGTCGGTTGGTTGACTCAGACAGAGCCAGTTCTGAGAACTGAATGGAATGGGCGCAACCAAGTCGCCCTTCCATCAAGCGTGCAGAAAGTCGTCGATGGACTGATTTTCCGCGCCCAGCAGCCGGAGGAACGGTCAATGGTGCTCATGGAGGCGGAGAACCTGCTCGACACCCTGGAGCGGTATGCCGAGAACACCGGTGATGCCGATGAGTTTTTCGTCCGGTCGGCCTGTAACCTGGGCAAGGATGTCCTGAGTTGGGCGCCCGGCCACGTCCTCGGCTGGGCGAGAGACGCCCTACGCTGGTCCCCCGGCAATGGACATGCCTGGGACCTGCGTGCCCGCGCCTTGAACCGCTTCGGCCGTCCCGACTTAGCCCAAGCCGTCTATTGGGAGGCGGCACGCCGTCTGCCAGACAACGCCGTGGTCCGCACCCAGCTTGCCGTGCTCCTGATAGACCAGCACCGCGACGCTGAGGCAGAGTCCCTGTTGCGCGAGGCGCACAAACGAGACCCCAGTAGCGGGCATGCACGCGCTGAATTGGCCCGCCTGCTGGCGCGCACCCGCCGTGAGGCGGAGGCAGAGAAACTGCTGCGCAGGACATTGGAGGATCTTCCGGATAACCAAGTCGCCCCCTACACCCTCTCCCTGCTGCTGATTGCCTGTGGTCAACCTGACGAGGCGGGCAGACTGCGCAATCGTTACGAGCACAGGTTCGGCGCGGATTGGAGAAGTGCCACCCTGGACCGCCTGATCGCGACCGGTACCGAGGGCATGGCGGAGGCCCGGGACCGCCTCGCCGACCGTGACCTGCATGGCGAGCCCGCCGAGCCCCCAATCGCGGCCGATGCCGAGCCCGCAAGCCGCGCGCTCGCCCACGAGCAGGCAACGGCTGCACCGCTACGCCGCGCCGCGGACGCGAGCCACGCCGATCTCCTGTTTTGCGTCAATGACCCCGCGTCTGCTGAGCTTAACCTGTCGAACCTGCTCGCCGATGATCCCGACGACCTCTATCCCCAGGTCGTCTGGGCCCTGCATGTCCCGCACCGTCGGCCCCTCTTGGCCGAACGCTACCGCGAGGCCCTGGGTACGCTGTCCCCCCACTTGGCCGCGGCGGATCAGGCGACGCCTGCCGCCCATTGGGAACTGCTGGGTGAGACCTTCCCAGAGCGGATGGGACTCATTGATCTCACCCGACTACTGCGCACCGGCGCCGACGAGGCTGCGGCAGGACGGATTGAACACTGGATCAATGGCGGCCAGGGCGATGACTACCTGCGTGCCCGGCTCAAGGCCCACCGGGATCAGGACGGCCGCATCGACCCCGGCGACCCTTACCTGCAAGGGCTCCTCACCGAGGCCATCCGCGGGGAAGCCGACCTGGGAGATCGGATGCTCGGTGAGGCAGCCTGA
- the hrpA gene encoding ATP-dependent RNA helicase HrpA: MSPEPALPVPPSSNADPLPTDQDLDRCLIADRPTLRARRQGLRRRARAGQPLGAGPIKLWQAVHASQALAQRRGALVPVIAYPPELPVSERRAEIAELIQAHQVLVLCGETGSGKSTQLPKLCLELGRGVFGRIGHTQPRRIAARSLASRVAQELGAELGALVGYKVRFHDRVSPQTCIKLMTDGMLLAEVQHDRDLREYDTLIIDEAHERSLNIDFLLGYLKGLLPRRPELKLIVTSATIDPGRFARHFAGPDGTPAPIIEVSGRTYPVEVRYRPPADDESAGERDDAMQQAISDAVAELAREGRGDVLVFLSGEREIRETAETLRKQHPPSTEVLPLFARQGYEEQARVFKPHGTRRVVLATNVAETSLTVPGIHYVVDPGFARISRYSHRARVQRLPVERISQASANQRQGRCGRVAAGVCIRLYTPDNFAARAAYTEPEIQRTNLAAVILQMKLLGFGGIESFPFLDPPDGRLIADGYRTLEELCAIDPHGELTPLGLELARLPVDPRIGRLLLAAADHHCLAEILVIASALSIQDPRERPLDRQQAADQIHATFSHPDSDFLTLLNLWRFVEKERKALSKNQFRKLCQQHFLNWNRVLEWHDIHAQLHEQLHEIQALKQSRGTGKPSPEWRGERSAQRTLRDGAAPVGSATRTAPRGDPVGSAMRTSDLAVTAIEAPGTPEEIHRALLTGLLANIGFKDDNREYQGARNSRFLIHPSSGLHKEGPKWIVAAERIETTRHYGRIVARVQPAWIEAAGAHLLQRTYAEPHWQADSGQVAAHEKVTLFGVTLVPHRRVNYGPINPAEAREIFIRFALAGGDFETRAPFWRHNRELIEYVEHLEAKSRRRDILVDEEAIVAFYDQRVPPGIYSTAQFEKWLREATRRDPKVLHLRMADLMRHEAAAVTAEAFPDGLQVGATRLPLEYHFDPGTTADGLTLVVPLPLINQVSGERLEWLVPGLLTERITELLRGLPKALRKTLVPIPDTAARLAAYLKPSDRPLVQALGEAIRELTGVAVPEGAWDPAAIPEHLRIKVRLVDDTGREIATGADPAELKREHGGQGQQSFAQIPASGLEREGLTRWTFGDLPEQVDLTRAGIRLRGFPALVDAGDAVAIRVLDSAEGAGQAMRAGLRRLFMLHLAADLRPLKKGLPGLPRLSLQYAKAPTWERRTPVRPGPAAPVRPASTKAPAAKQPLPPDLADELLALILDLTFLEGLDPIRTQAAFEARLGSRKPGLAKTAQEVCTLAAAILDAYQALRQRLAAITQINWKPSTDDLRAQLDRLVFRGFLQAIPYAHLKDYPRYLKAADQRCERLLHAAARDQQRLAELAPIETRWRERTTAAERAGREDPRLDEIRWMLEELRVSFFAQSLGTAYPVSVKRVEARWRELGL; the protein is encoded by the coding sequence ATGTCGCCAGAGCCAGCCTTGCCCGTTCCCCCCAGTTCAAATGCCGATCCGCTGCCCACCGACCAAGACCTCGATCGCTGTCTGATCGCCGACCGCCCGACCCTGCGGGCGCGTCGGCAGGGTTTACGGCGCCGGGCCCGCGCGGGGCAGCCGCTCGGGGCGGGCCCCATCAAACTCTGGCAGGCGGTGCACGCCTCCCAGGCGCTCGCGCAGCGTCGCGGCGCCCTGGTACCGGTCATCGCCTATCCTCCGGAACTGCCGGTGAGCGAGCGACGCGCCGAGATCGCCGAACTGATCCAGGCCCATCAGGTGCTGGTGCTCTGCGGTGAGACCGGTTCCGGCAAGTCGACCCAGTTGCCCAAGCTCTGTCTGGAACTGGGGCGCGGTGTCTTCGGGCGCATCGGCCACACCCAGCCGCGGCGTATCGCCGCCCGCAGCCTGGCGAGCCGCGTCGCCCAGGAGTTGGGCGCGGAGCTGGGCGCTCTGGTCGGTTACAAGGTGCGCTTCCACGACCGGGTAAGCCCCCAGACCTGCATCAAGCTCATGACCGACGGCATGTTGCTGGCCGAGGTCCAGCACGATCGGGACCTGCGCGAATACGACACCCTGATCATCGACGAGGCTCACGAGCGCAGCCTCAACATCGACTTTCTGCTGGGCTATCTCAAGGGCCTGCTGCCGCGCCGCCCGGAATTGAAGCTGATCGTCACGTCCGCCACCATCGATCCCGGGCGCTTCGCGCGGCACTTTGCCGGGCCCGACGGCACCCCGGCGCCCATCATCGAGGTCTCCGGCCGCACCTATCCGGTGGAGGTCCGCTACCGCCCGCCCGCGGACGACGAGAGCGCCGGCGAGCGCGACGACGCCATGCAGCAGGCGATCTCGGACGCCGTGGCCGAGCTGGCCCGGGAGGGCAGGGGGGACGTGCTGGTCTTCCTGTCCGGCGAACGCGAGATCCGCGAGACCGCCGAGACCCTGCGCAAGCAGCACCCGCCATCGACCGAGGTCCTGCCGCTCTTCGCCCGCCAGGGCTACGAGGAGCAGGCGCGGGTCTTCAAGCCCCACGGCACCCGGCGGGTGGTGTTGGCCACCAACGTGGCCGAGACCTCGCTCACGGTCCCCGGCATCCACTATGTGGTGGACCCGGGGTTCGCCCGCATCAGCCGCTACAGCCATCGCGCCCGGGTCCAGCGCCTGCCGGTGGAGCGCATCTCCCAGGCCTCGGCCAACCAGCGCCAGGGGCGCTGCGGGCGGGTCGCCGCCGGTGTCTGTATCCGCCTCTACACGCCGGACAACTTCGCGGCCCGTGCCGCCTACACCGAACCCGAGATCCAGCGCACCAATCTGGCCGCCGTCATCCTGCAGATGAAGCTCCTGGGTTTCGGCGGTATCGAGTCCTTTCCCTTCCTGGACCCGCCGGACGGGCGCCTCATCGCCGACGGCTACCGCACCCTGGAGGAACTCTGCGCCATCGACCCGCACGGCGAACTGACTCCGCTCGGGCTGGAACTCGCGCGCCTGCCGGTGGACCCGCGCATCGGGCGCCTGCTGCTCGCCGCCGCCGACCACCACTGCCTGGCCGAGATCCTGGTCATCGCCAGCGCGCTCAGCATCCAGGACCCGCGCGAGCGCCCGCTCGACCGGCAGCAGGCGGCGGACCAGATCCACGCCACCTTCAGCCACCCGGACTCGGACTTTCTCACCCTCCTCAACCTCTGGCGCTTCGTCGAGAAGGAGCGCAAGGCCCTGTCCAAGAACCAGTTCCGCAAGCTCTGCCAACAGCATTTCCTGAACTGGAACCGCGTCCTGGAGTGGCACGACATCCACGCCCAGTTGCACGAGCAACTGCACGAGATCCAGGCGCTGAAGCAGTCCCGCGGGACGGGGAAGCCATCGCCCGAGTGGCGCGGTGAGCGGTCCGCACAGCGGACCCTACGCGATGGCGCCGCCCCCGTAGGGTCCGCTACGCGGACCGCCCCCCGCGGCGACCCCGTAGGGTCCGCTATGCGGACCAGCGACCTCGCGGTAACCGCGATCGAAGCCCCCGGCACCCCCGAGGAGATCCACCGCGCGCTCCTGACCGGCCTGCTCGCCAACATCGGCTTCAAGGACGACAACCGCGAATACCAGGGCGCCCGCAACAGCCGCTTCCTCATCCACCCCAGCAGCGGCCTGCACAAAGAGGGCCCCAAGTGGATCGTCGCCGCCGAGCGGATCGAGACCACCCGCCACTACGGGCGCATCGTCGCCCGCGTCCAGCCCGCCTGGATCGAGGCGGCCGGCGCCCACCTGTTGCAGCGCACCTACGCCGAGCCCCACTGGCAGGCGGACTCGGGCCAGGTCGCCGCCCACGAGAAGGTGACGCTGTTCGGCGTCACCCTGGTGCCGCACCGCCGGGTCAACTACGGCCCCATCAACCCGGCCGAGGCGCGCGAGATCTTCATCCGTTTCGCGCTCGCCGGGGGCGACTTCGAGACCCGCGCCCCCTTCTGGCGTCACAACCGGGAACTGATCGAATACGTCGAGCACCTGGAGGCCAAGTCGCGCCGCCGTGACATCCTGGTCGATGAGGAGGCCATCGTCGCCTTCTACGACCAGCGCGTCCCCCCCGGCATCTACTCCACCGCCCAGTTCGAGAAATGGCTGCGCGAGGCGACCCGCCGGGACCCCAAGGTGCTGCACTTGCGCATGGCCGACCTCATGCGCCACGAGGCCGCGGCCGTCACCGCCGAGGCCTTCCCGGACGGCCTGCAGGTCGGCGCCACCCGCCTGCCGCTCGAATACCATTTCGACCCCGGCACCACCGCCGACGGTCTCACCCTGGTGGTCCCGCTCCCGCTCATCAACCAGGTCTCCGGCGAGCGCCTGGAATGGCTGGTCCCGGGGCTCCTGACCGAGCGCATCACCGAACTCCTGCGCGGCCTGCCCAAGGCGCTGCGCAAGACCCTGGTACCGATCCCGGACACCGCCGCGCGCCTCGCCGCCTATCTCAAGCCCAGCGACCGGCCCCTGGTCCAGGCCCTGGGCGAGGCGATCCGCGAACTGACCGGCGTGGCGGTCCCGGAAGGCGCCTGGGACCCGGCCGCCATCCCCGAACACCTGCGCATCAAGGTCCGGCTGGTCGACGACACGGGCCGGGAGATCGCCACCGGCGCCGACCCGGCCGAACTCAAGCGCGAGCACGGCGGCCAGGGCCAGCAGAGCTTCGCCCAGATCCCGGCAAGCGGCCTGGAGCGCGAGGGCCTGACCCGCTGGACCTTCGGCGACCTGCCCGAACAGGTGGATCTCACCCGCGCCGGCATCCGCCTGCGCGGCTTCCCCGCCCTGGTGGACGCCGGTGACGCCGTCGCCATCCGCGTGCTCGACTCCGCCGAGGGCGCCGGGCAGGCCATGCGCGCGGGCCTGCGCCGACTCTTCATGCTCCACCTGGCCGCGGACCTGCGTCCCCTCAAGAAAGGCCTCCCCGGCCTCCCGCGATTGTCCCTGCAGTACGCCAAGGCCCCCACCTGGGAGCGCCGCACCCCAGTGCGGCCCGGCCCCGCCGCCCCCGTGAGGCCCGCGTCGACCAAGGCCCCCGCCGCCAAGCAGCCCTTGCCCCCCGACCTGGCCGACGAACTCCTCGCCCTGATCCTGGACCTGACCTTCCTCGAAGGCCTGGACCCCATCCGCACCCAGGCCGCCTTCGAGGCGCGCCTGGGCAGCCGCAAGCCCGGCCTGGCCAAGACCGCCCAAGAGGTCTGCACCCTGGCCGCCGCCATCCTGGACGCCTACCAGGCCCTGCGCCAACGCCTCGCCGCCATCACCCAGATCAACTGGAAGCCCTCGACCGACGACCTGCGCGCTCAACTCGACCGCCTGGTCTTCCGCGGCTTCCTGCAGGCCATCCCCTATGCCCACCTGAAGGACTACCCGCGCTATCTGAAGGCCGCCGACCAGCGCTGCGAGCGCCTCCTGCACGCCGCCGCCCGCGACCAGCAGCGCCTGGCCGAACTCGCCCCCATCGAGACCCGCTGGCGCGAACGCACCACGGCCGCTGAGCGCGCCGGCCGCGAAGACCCGCGGCTCGATGAGATCCGCTGGATGCTGGAGGAACTGCGAGTTTCATTCTTCGCCCAGTCGCTGGGGACCGCCTATCCGGTCTCGGTCAAGCGGGTCGAGGCCAGGTGGCGGGAGTTGGGGTTGTAG
- a CDS encoding OmpA family protein, producing MNVHPLPHARWPLATPPKHPRGLMTRAVGCAALLLAVLAAGPSPAVAAEPAAGQSAAGTAPAKSKPKAAAAKPKPKADAAKTKTKTETAKSKARSKTKSENGKSKAPAEPAKTTTTEAAKRRARRPSVGHAANPTPVAPVLPAPAAGQPAAAAPPTVFEHGPGVLGISLRTLRQQQIKEYVTEPVALVALALDDLRLAPINKGTHVEINLGQRIPFEGKSDKVPPKSRRLLDVIARILNDNPQTHLQVLVHTDNSGDAVSNLQQSQRAAEAVRAYLMTKGVVGERITAIGRGGEAPLPAAAGKRKQARPERNRRVELIVEPLRPAPTTPIDTFPPPGPANPTDQPPPPGSTSPTDQPPPGPTNPTDQPPPLAPATSTAGPVGEFRPTEGPR from the coding sequence GTGAATGTGCACCCGCTGCCGCACGCCCGGTGGCCCCTGGCTACCCCACCCAAGCACCCGCGCGGCCTGATGACGCGCGCCGTCGGCTGCGCCGCCCTGCTCCTGGCGGTGCTCGCGGCGGGGCCGTCCCCGGCCGTTGCCGCCGAGCCGGCCGCCGGCCAGTCGGCGGCGGGGACGGCCCCCGCCAAGTCCAAGCCGAAGGCCGCGGCCGCCAAGCCCAAGCCCAAGGCGGACGCGGCCAAGACCAAGACCAAGACCGAGACCGCCAAGTCGAAGGCAAGATCCAAGACCAAGTCCGAGAACGGTAAGTCCAAAGCGCCGGCGGAGCCCGCCAAGACCACGACGACCGAAGCCGCCAAACGCCGGGCGCGGCGCCCGAGCGTCGGCCACGCCGCCAACCCCACGCCGGTGGCACCCGTGCTGCCCGCACCGGCCGCGGGCCAGCCCGCTGCGGCCGCCCCCCCGACCGTCTTCGAGCACGGGCCGGGCGTGCTGGGCATCAGCCTGCGCACCCTGCGGCAACAACAGATTAAAGAATATGTGACCGAGCCGGTCGCCCTGGTCGCCCTGGCCCTGGACGACCTGCGCCTGGCGCCCATCAACAAGGGCACCCATGTCGAGATCAACCTGGGCCAGCGTATCCCCTTCGAGGGCAAGTCTGACAAGGTCCCGCCCAAGTCGCGGCGCCTGCTCGACGTCATCGCCCGCATACTCAACGACAACCCCCAGACCCACCTCCAGGTCCTGGTCCACACGGACAACAGCGGCGACGCAGTCTCCAACCTGCAGCAGTCACAGCGGGCCGCGGAGGCCGTCAGGGCCTACCTGATGACCAAAGGCGTCGTCGGCGAGCGGATCACCGCCATCGGCCGCGGTGGTGAGGCACCCCTGCCCGCCGCCGCGGGCAAGCGTAAGCAGGCACGGCCGGAGCGCAATCGGCGGGTCGAGCTGATCGTCGAGCCCTTGCGACCCGCACCAACGACCCCGATCGACACCTTCCCGCCACCCGGACCGGCGAACCCGACCGACCAGCCACCGCCGCCCGGATCGACGAGCCCGACCGACCAGCCGCCGCCAGGACCGACAAACCCGACCGATCAGCCCCCGCCGCTCGCACCGGCCACGTCGACCGCAGGACCGGTCGGCGAGTTCAGGCCCACGGAGGGCCCACGCTGA
- a CDS encoding YMGG-like glycine zipper-containing protein, translated as MKRLTITTSVLVITLAAVSACSTTGQRVGTGAAIGAASGAAIGSLSGNAGKGAAIGAGVGAVGGAIYDQNQRNNNRNRYYNNRNYNNRNYNNY; from the coding sequence ATGAAACGCCTCACCATCACCACGTCGGTACTCGTCATCACCCTGGCCGCCGTGTCGGCTTGCAGCACCACCGGGCAGCGCGTCGGCACCGGCGCCGCCATCGGCGCCGCCTCTGGGGCCGCGATCGGCTCCCTGAGCGGCAACGCGGGCAAGGGTGCCGCGATCGGCGCCGGTGTCGGCGCCGTCGGCGGCGCGATCTACGACCAGAACCAGCGCAACAACAATCGCAACCGGTACTACAACAACCGCAATTACAACAACCGCAATTACAACAACTATTGA